In the genome of Gloeotrichia echinulata CP02, one region contains:
- a CDS encoding sigma-70 family RNA polymerase sigma factor — MVDLDEHLRRLVTQACQNPPGSPQRQKLLTQIIRLIAHRLWRESTPYYQDALQQTWLYFCRNICEGTTGQIYDSNYGTVITWLNAYLKRRLQDFYLNQRREQAIKVPLRIHQSGSGETSEILDPLDTLPATAETPPILENVSLWAQTDPEGELRGTYIKGRPEVNCQVLIIRRLPPEVSWKELSEEFGLSIGTLSSFYKRQCLPRLRKFAEEQGYLED; from the coding sequence ATGGTTGACTTGGATGAACATCTGCGCCGTTTAGTTACTCAAGCTTGTCAAAACCCACCCGGAAGTCCACAGCGTCAGAAGCTGCTTACGCAAATTATTCGCTTAATTGCACATAGACTTTGGCGGGAAAGTACCCCCTACTATCAGGACGCTCTACAACAAACTTGGTTGTATTTCTGTCGCAATATTTGTGAAGGTACAACAGGTCAAATCTATGACTCAAATTATGGAACTGTCATTACTTGGCTAAATGCTTACCTAAAACGCAGATTACAAGACTTTTACCTGAATCAGCGCCGAGAACAAGCGATAAAAGTCCCACTGAGGATACACCAGTCTGGTTCCGGTGAAACTAGTGAAATCCTTGACCCTCTTGATACCCTACCTGCTACCGCTGAAACTCCCCCTATTCTGGAAAATGTCAGCTTATGGGCCCAGACAGACCCTGAAGGAGAACTGAGGGGTACTTATATTAAAGGGCGTCCAGAGGTGAATTGTCAGGTGTTAATTATCAGACGCCTTCCCCCAGAAGTTAGTTGGAAAGAATTGTCTGAAGAGTTCGGGCTGTCAATTGGTACGTTAAGCAGTTTTTATAAACGTCAATGTCTCCCTCGTTTACGTAAATTCGCTGAAGAACAAGGGTATTTAGAAGATTAA